In Phyllobacterium zundukense, one DNA window encodes the following:
- the glyA gene encoding serine hydroxymethyltransferase, translated as MSNASASVADTFFNASLEEIDPEIFGAIRKELGRQRHEIELIASENIVSRAVLEAQGSIMTNKYAEGYPGKRYYGGCQFVDIAEELAIERAKQLFGCEFANVQPNSGSQMNQAVFLALLQPGDTFMGLDLNSGGHLTHGSPVNMSGKWFKVVSYGVRQDDHLLDMDAIEKQAHETKPKLILAGGTAYSRIWDWKRFREIADAVGAYLMVDMAHIAGLVAAGVHPSPLPHAHVVTTTTHKSLRGPRGGMILSNDPEIAKKMNSAVFPGLQGGPLMHVIAAKAVAFGEALKPEFKTYAQNVAANAKTLAETLKKNGLDIVSGGTDNHLMLVDLRPKNATGKRAEAALGRANITCNKNGIPFDPEKPFVTSGVRLGTPAGTTRGFGAAEFTEIGDLISEVLDGLKVANSDEGNAAVEKAVHQKVITLTDRFPLYPYLG; from the coding sequence ATGTCGAATGCAAGCGCTTCTGTTGCAGATACCTTTTTCAACGCATCGCTCGAAGAGATCGATCCGGAAATCTTCGGCGCCATCCGCAAGGAGCTGGGCCGCCAGCGTCATGAGATCGAACTGATCGCATCGGAAAACATCGTGTCGCGTGCCGTGCTCGAAGCGCAGGGCTCGATCATGACCAATAAATATGCCGAAGGTTATCCGGGCAAGCGCTACTATGGCGGCTGCCAGTTCGTTGATATCGCAGAAGAATTGGCAATCGAGCGCGCGAAACAGCTTTTCGGCTGCGAGTTTGCCAATGTCCAGCCGAACTCGGGTAGCCAGATGAACCAGGCGGTTTTCCTGGCGCTGCTGCAGCCGGGCGATACGTTCATGGGCCTCGACCTCAATTCCGGTGGTCACCTCACGCATGGCTCTCCGGTCAACATGTCCGGCAAGTGGTTCAAGGTCGTCTCCTATGGCGTGCGCCAGGACGATCATCTGCTTGATATGGATGCGATCGAGAAACAGGCACACGAGACCAAACCCAAACTGATCCTGGCCGGTGGAACTGCCTATTCGCGTATCTGGGATTGGAAGCGTTTCCGCGAAATCGCCGATGCTGTTGGCGCCTATCTGATGGTCGATATGGCGCATATCGCCGGTCTCGTCGCTGCCGGTGTGCACCCGTCGCCGCTTCCGCACGCGCATGTTGTCACCACGACGACCCACAAATCTCTGCGTGGACCGCGTGGTGGCATGATCCTCAGCAATGACCCGGAAATCGCCAAGAAGATGAATTCGGCCGTGTTCCCGGGCCTCCAGGGTGGCCCCCTGATGCACGTCATCGCCGCAAAGGCTGTTGCGTTCGGTGAAGCGCTGAAGCCGGAGTTCAAGACCTACGCCCAGAACGTTGCCGCCAACGCGAAAACGCTGGCCGAAACCTTGAAGAAGAACGGCCTCGACATCGTTTCAGGCGGAACCGACAACCATCTGATGCTGGTCGATCTTCGCCCGAAGAATGCAACCGGCAAGCGCGCTGAAGCGGCGCTCGGCCGCGCCAACATCACCTGCAACAAGAACGGCATTCCCTTCGATCCAGAGAAGCCTTTCGTCACCTCCGGTGTTCGGCTTGGGACGCCTGCGGGAACGACCCGCGGTTTTGGTGCCGCGGAGTTCACCGAAATCGGTGATCTGATTTCTGAAGTGCTCGACGGCTTGAAGGTGGCAAACTCCGATGAGGGCAACGCCGCAGTTGAAAAGGCTGTCCACCAGAAAGTCATTACCCTGACGGATCGCTTCCCGCTTTATCCATATCTGGGGTAA
- a CDS encoding L,D-transpeptidase family protein — protein MKKFGSSALDRRAFLRGVATAGFAAATSAAFAQQSDIGEILAAPRRGNWDDQFDARSSNKGKVASFQPIASPETASFIESAINTYSQIVSNGGWPRVDATVKLQLGVIDPSVAAMRKRLMIAGDLSESAGLSNSFDTYVDAAVKRFQARHGLPADGVMGEYSLAAMNVPADIRLNQLQTNLERVRTLATTDQGGRYVMVNIPAAQLEAVEGARVVQRHTAIVGKIDRQTPILDSKIHEVILNPYWTAPKSIIQKDIIPLMRKDPTYLERNKIRLFDERTREEIAPETVDWSTEDAMKLMFRQDPGKINAMSSTKINFPNAFAVYMHDTPQQGVFNKLMRFESSGCVRVQNVRDLNVWLLRDTAGWDRQTMEATIKTGVNTPIQVTDPVPLHFVYVTAWSTGDGVVHLRDDIYERDGQAALSIGTNT, from the coding sequence ATGAAGAAATTCGGATCATCAGCGCTTGATCGCCGCGCATTTCTGAGAGGCGTGGCAACGGCTGGTTTCGCTGCAGCGACGTCAGCGGCTTTCGCGCAGCAGTCTGATATCGGTGAAATTCTTGCTGCTCCCCGCCGCGGCAACTGGGACGATCAGTTCGATGCCCGTTCGAGCAACAAGGGCAAGGTCGCAAGTTTCCAGCCGATCGCAAGTCCAGAAACAGCTTCCTTCATCGAAAGCGCCATCAATACCTACAGCCAGATCGTCAGCAATGGTGGCTGGCCAAGAGTAGATGCAACTGTGAAGTTGCAGCTTGGTGTCATTGATCCGTCCGTCGCTGCCATGCGCAAGCGCCTGATGATCGCCGGCGATCTTTCTGAGAGTGCAGGCCTGTCGAATTCGTTCGATACCTACGTCGATGCCGCCGTAAAGCGTTTCCAGGCGCGTCACGGCCTTCCGGCAGACGGTGTCATGGGCGAGTATTCCCTCGCTGCGATGAATGTTCCGGCCGACATTCGCCTTAACCAGTTGCAGACCAATCTCGAGCGTGTCCGTACTCTTGCCACTACTGATCAGGGCGGGCGCTACGTCATGGTCAATATTCCAGCTGCACAGCTGGAGGCTGTGGAAGGTGCCCGCGTTGTCCAGCGCCACACCGCTATCGTCGGCAAGATTGATCGCCAGACGCCGATCCTCGATTCGAAGATTCACGAAGTCATCCTCAATCCTTACTGGACCGCACCGAAGTCGATCATCCAGAAAGATATCATTCCGCTGATGCGCAAGGATCCGACTTACCTCGAGCGCAACAAGATCCGTCTGTTCGATGAGCGGACCCGCGAGGAAATCGCTCCGGAAACGGTTGACTGGAGCACCGAAGACGCGATGAAGCTGATGTTCCGTCAGGATCCGGGCAAGATCAACGCCATGTCGTCGACGAAGATCAACTTCCCGAATGCTTTCGCGGTTTACATGCACGACACACCGCAGCAGGGCGTATTCAACAAGCTGATGCGCTTCGAGTCTTCCGGGTGCGTTCGTGTGCAGAACGTCCGCGATCTCAATGTCTGGCTCCTGCGCGATACGGCCGGCTGGGACCGCCAGACGATGGAGGCAACCATCAAGACCGGCGTCAATACGCCGATCCAGGTGACCGATCCCGTTCCGCTGCATTTTGTGTATGTCACAGCATGGTCGACGGGCGATGGCGTTGTCCATCTGCGCGACGATATCTACGAGCGCGATGGTCAGGCTGCTCTGTCGATCGGTACGAATACCTGA
- the ldtR gene encoding transcriptional regulator LdtR → MNNTQRKSGASSHSTPSDTALRTLYLEALQLVERLHRRLLDVVKDEFDRNGRSDINAIQALLLFNIGNAELTAGELRSRGYYLGSNVSYNLKKLVELGFISHERSRTDRRSVRVSLTEKGTEVAELVAGLYERHVASIEHVGGIKAEEFQSMNKALQRLDRFWNDSIAYRM, encoded by the coding sequence ATGAACAACACACAGAGAAAGTCTGGCGCAAGCTCGCATTCAACACCAAGTGACACAGCATTGCGGACACTTTATCTTGAAGCACTTCAATTGGTCGAACGGTTACATCGTCGTCTGCTTGATGTTGTCAAAGATGAATTCGACCGCAATGGCCGCAGCGACATCAATGCCATCCAGGCATTGCTTCTGTTCAACATCGGCAATGCAGAACTCACCGCCGGTGAATTGCGCAGCCGGGGCTATTATCTGGGTTCGAATGTTTCCTACAATCTGAAGAAACTGGTCGAACTCGGCTTCATCTCCCACGAACGTTCACGCACCGACCGCCGCTCGGTCCGGGTCAGCTTGACGGAAAAGGGAACGGAAGTCGCGGAACTGGTTGCAGGTCTCTATGAGCGCCATGTTGCCTCGATCGAACATGTCGGTGGCATCAAGGCGGAAGAATTCCAGTCCATGAACAAGGCTCTTCAGCGCCTCGATCGTTTCTGGAACGACTCCATCGCTTATCGGATGTAA
- a CDS encoding DUF6163 family protein, with product MNERPTHLPFDPTMAQLGFVWFLRLVSIYCLVAGVGYWAQLSGYYEGLLWRFDLMPWQWKVASVSLAMLYPVASTGLWMMVSWGPVIWFVAALGETLMFTVFSNYFFYRPQIAVVHGCVALLYICFRAVLFLQKRQQAKPVR from the coding sequence ATGAACGAACGGCCTACCCATTTGCCATTCGACCCGACAATGGCCCAGCTGGGCTTCGTCTGGTTTCTGCGGCTCGTTTCGATCTACTGCCTGGTGGCGGGCGTCGGCTACTGGGCGCAGCTGAGCGGATATTATGAGGGACTGCTCTGGCGCTTCGACCTGATGCCCTGGCAGTGGAAAGTCGCTTCGGTATCTCTGGCCATGCTCTATCCCGTGGCTTCGACCGGGCTCTGGATGATGGTTTCCTGGGGGCCGGTCATCTGGTTTGTCGCCGCACTTGGCGAAACGCTGATGTTCACGGTCTTCTCCAATTACTTCTTCTACAGGCCGCAGATCGCCGTGGTGCATGGGTGTGTGGCACTTCTCTATATCTGTTTCCGCGCCGTGCTTTTCCTGCAGAAGCGCCAGCAGGCGAAGCCGGTGAGATAA